Proteins encoded together in one Mycoplasma miroungirhinis window:
- a CDS encoding TlyA family RNA methyltransferase — MSKIVKKRLDILVSEKFKFTISDAEMQVRSGNILVNSNKIFLPSLKFSEDSKIEIINQKEYVSRGSYKLLKAIQEFKLNPEDFICLDLGASTGGFVDVLLKYKAKKVYAVDVGQTQLHNSLVNNKKVINYDKTNLKDLELSYFDEKLDFITCDVSFISLKYVFEVAKKLLDKDKQIVVLIKPQFEASSKYVEIGGYVDEQYHPYLIEKVKSFASDNEFNFNKITKSPITGTKSKNIEYLALFTKR, encoded by the coding sequence ATGAGTAAAATAGTCAAAAAAAGATTAGATATTTTAGTAAGTGAAAAGTTTAAGTTTACAATTTCAGATGCTGAAATGCAAGTTAGAAGTGGAAATATTTTAGTAAATAGTAATAAAATATTTTTACCATCATTAAAGTTTAGTGAAGATTCAAAAATTGAAATAATTAATCAAAAAGAATACGTTTCAAGAGGATCTTATAAACTTTTAAAAGCAATTCAAGAATTTAAATTAAATCCAGAAGATTTTATTTGTTTAGATCTTGGTGCAAGTACTGGTGGATTTGTAGATGTTTTATTAAAATATAAAGCAAAAAAAGTTTATGCAGTAGATGTTGGACAAACACAATTACATAATTCATTAGTAAATAATAAAAAAGTGATAAATTACGACAAAACTAATTTAAAAGACCTAGAATTAAGTTATTTCGATGAAAAACTTGATTTCATAACATGCGATGTTAGTTTTATTAGTTTAAAATATGTTTTTGAAGTAGCAAAAAAATTATTGGACAAAGATAAACAAATTGTAGTTTTAATCAAGCCACAATTTGAAGCATCATCAAAGTATGTTGAAATAGGTGGTTATGTCGATGAACAATATCATCCATATTTAATTGAAAAAGTAAAAAGTTTTGCATCAGACAATGAATTTAATTTTAATAAAATAACAAAAAGTCCAATTACTGGAACTAAATCCAAAAATATTGAATATCTTGCACTATTTACAAAAAGATAA
- a CDS encoding aminotransferase class V-fold PLP-dependent enzyme → MNYKNRFPMLINNPDLVYFDNAALSLKPDVVCEAGNDFYTKYSVSTRTKDSKLGHKTSTFIYQTREKLASLLDADENNVIFTSGSTESLNQIAMMIEDIVEDGDEILFSIFNHASNVLPFFYYLQNKNITYKYFSDQQELLNMISSKTKIICLSQITNNLNIDYNLDEIYQLCLKNDAFLINDAAQAIGYKKVTIKNSDAIIMSANKFYGPTGLGTMIFSKRLFHKLRPKKFGGGASKYLNYTDSLSPLAFEPGTHNYAGIFQLNAALDFVFAIGLENINKKVNYISHLLHNKLKLLDNVILYSKPGDSICLFNVKNVASQDVASYLGNNSIYVRSGTFCAWFMENISEFHGTYVRISLAFYNDESDVDKLIAKLKTGGDFIDYL, encoded by the coding sequence ATGAATTATAAAAATCGTTTCCCAATGTTAATAAATAATCCAGATTTAGTTTATTTTGATAATGCTGCATTATCATTAAAACCAGATGTAGTTTGTGAAGCTGGGAATGATTTTTATACTAAATATTCAGTATCTACAAGAACAAAAGATTCAAAATTAGGACATAAAACTAGTACATTTATATATCAAACAAGAGAAAAATTAGCATCATTACTTGATGCTGATGAAAATAATGTCATTTTTACTTCAGGATCAACTGAAAGTTTAAATCAAATTGCAATGATGATAGAAGATATAGTTGAAGATGGTGATGAAATATTATTTTCTATCTTTAATCATGCGTCTAATGTCCTCCCTTTCTTTTATTATTTACAAAACAAAAATATCACATATAAATATTTTTCTGACCAACAAGAATTATTAAATATGATTTCATCTAAAACTAAAATTATTTGTTTAAGCCAAATTACAAATAATTTAAATATTGATTATAATTTAGATGAAATATACCAATTATGTTTAAAAAATGATGCATTTTTAATAAACGATGCAGCTCAAGCAATTGGTTATAAAAAAGTTACTATTAAAAATAGTGATGCAATAATTATGTCTGCTAATAAATTTTACGGTCCAACAGGATTAGGAACAATGATTTTTTCAAAACGTCTTTTTCATAAATTAAGACCTAAAAAATTTGGTGGTGGAGCTTCTAAATATTTAAATTATACAGATTCATTATCTCCACTAGCATTTGAACCAGGAACTCATAATTATGCTGGCATTTTTCAATTAAATGCTGCTCTTGATTTTGTATTTGCAATCGGACTTGAAAATATAAATAAAAAAGTTAATTATATTTCACACTTATTACATAATAAATTAAAATTACTGGATAATGTTATTTTATATTCTAAACCAGGTGATTCTATATGTTTATTTAATGTAAAAAATGTAGCAAGTCAAGATGTAGCAAGTTATTTAGGAAATAATTCAATTTATGTTAGAAGTGGAACTTTTTGTGCATGGTTTATGGAAAATATAAGTGAATTTCATGGTACATATGTAAGAATTTCATTAGCTTTTTATAATGATGAATCAGATGTAGATAAATTAATTGCAAAATTAAAAACAGGAGGTGATTTTATTGACTACTTATAG
- the sufU gene encoding Fe-S cluster assembly sulfur transfer protein SufU, translating to MTTYSNLEKREIIYSHYEKPNNFLKYQDAKSILDHSNTGCADNLVLNVEIKNNILTNASFNGIGCSIFIAATDIMIDILKNKTIDEIKIIIQEYENMILNSKVNNMEILGDLVIFENVKIHLNRVECAIIISRSFKKALNIE from the coding sequence TTGACTACTTATAGTAATTTAGAAAAAAGAGAAATAATTTATTCACATTATGAAAAACCTAATAATTTTTTAAAATATCAAGATGCAAAAAGTATTTTAGATCACTCAAATACTGGTTGTGCTGATAACTTAGTTTTAAATGTCGAAATAAAAAATAATATTTTAACAAATGCTAGTTTTAATGGGATAGGTTGTTCTATTTTTATTGCTGCTACTGATATTATGATAGATATTTTAAAAAATAAAACTATTGATGAAATAAAAATAATAATTCAAGAATATGAAAATATGATTTTAAATTCTAAAGTCAATAATATGGAGATATTAGGTGATTTAGTTATTTTTGAAAATGTCAAAATACATCTTAATCGTGTTGAATGTGCAATCATTATTTCTAGATCATTTAAAAAAGCATTAAATATTGAATAA
- a CDS encoding Y-family DNA polymerase gives MNNKIIFHIDMDSFFVSCERITKNELQNVPVAIAKDTKRSIVSALSYEAKKLGAKVATPVYELKSLIPDIKLVKPNLAFYNLISNRIFDYVYNNITKNLEIYSIDECYIDLSEEIFTFEEAYQRAKKIQQEILKLFKIPCSIGISFSKFLAKMSTNLAKPNGILITKKDDIQKHFYKLSINEFFGIGKKNSQKLINLGIKTIEDFVNYDDFDTLKKYLGNNFWNLKQQILGNEVLKKEKITTTIKSIGNSLTFESESLVNGEDILKQLQYLSFKVAERLKLNNNFGSIVKLSLRQLNGIWISFQENVHDNIFSFNNIYKCIQSLFWEHWNEIPLRGVGVTVSELKSNGDMSLNIFENRKKQNAKEIVNSINSMYNKKILQMANDVQKKEKSKISNTKFVNENYKNILKSKIKT, from the coding sequence TTGAATAACAAAATAATTTTTCATATTGATATGGATTCATTTTTTGTTAGTTGTGAAAGAATAACAAAAAATGAATTACAAAATGTCCCAGTTGCAATAGCAAAAGATACCAAAAGATCAATAGTTTCTGCCTTAAGTTATGAAGCAAAAAAATTAGGTGCAAAAGTAGCCACTCCTGTTTATGAATTAAAATCTTTAATACCTGATATCAAACTTGTAAAACCAAATTTAGCTTTTTATAATTTAATAAGTAATCGGATTTTTGATTATGTCTATAATAATATAACCAAAAATTTAGAAATATATAGTATTGATGAATGTTATATTGATTTAAGTGAAGAAATTTTTACATTTGAAGAAGCTTATCAAAGAGCAAAAAAAATTCAACAAGAAATTTTAAAACTATTTAAAATTCCTTGTTCAATCGGAATCAGTTTTAGTAAATTTCTTGCAAAAATGTCCACAAATCTAGCAAAACCGAATGGTATATTAATTACTAAAAAAGATGATATACAAAAACATTTTTATAAATTATCTATTAATGAGTTTTTTGGAATTGGTAAAAAAAATTCTCAGAAATTAATTAATTTAGGAATTAAAACTATTGAAGATTTTGTAAATTATGATGATTTTGATACTTTAAAAAAATATTTAGGTAATAATTTTTGAAATTTAAAACAACAAATTTTAGGTAATGAAGTTTTAAAAAAAGAAAAAATAACTACCACTATTAAATCCATTGGTAATAGTTTAACTTTTGAATCTGAAAGTTTAGTTAATGGTGAAGATATTTTAAAACAATTACAATATTTATCATTTAAAGTAGCAGAACGATTAAAATTAAATAATAATTTTGGTTCTATTGTAAAATTATCATTAAGACAATTAAATGGAATATGAATTTCATTTCAAGAAAATGTTCATGATAATATTTTTTCATTTAATAATATTTATAAATGTATACAAAGTTTATTTTGAGAACATTGAAATGAAATTCCACTACGTGGAGTAGGTGTAACAGTATCAGAATTAAAATCAAATGGTGATATGAGCTTAAATATTTTCGAAAATAGAAAAAAACAAAATGCAAAAGAAATAGTTAATAGTATTAATTCAATGTATAACAAAAAAATATTACAAATGGCAAACGATGTACAAAAAAAAGAAAAATCAAAAATTAGTAATACTAAATTTGTAAATGAAAATTATAAAAATATTTTAAAAAGTAAAATAAAAACGTAA
- a CDS encoding nicotinate-nucleotide adenylyltransferase: MKIGLYGGTFDPITKGHIKIAKHAIENLGLDKLIFIPVYVNPFKTKQKSVDCNHRYNMIQLILEDKMEVSAFEINKKGPSYTIDTLRYFKNKFPNDKLYFLFGSDNLDTIHKWENVDEFNDLVELVCYRRSDNINKANLKKYHIKIMNNTLYNFSSTDYRQGNIEMVTKDVQNYIAENYLYFDDILRNTLSVNRYKHCKQTAEFASKLAIYLNYSQKIAYYAGLLHDITKEWSIDTHRNFLKKYNVNDKDVNDHELHQLTGYLYLKNILLIKNKELLNAIKHHTTLTYSMTTLAKIIYVADKICMGRAWKGIQRYRNMVFNNFDEGYKNLVLKIWNYYKDNNYSLTNEQNNIYEYNIKNNE; the protein is encoded by the coding sequence ATGAAAATAGGTTTGTATGGTGGAACTTTTGATCCAATAACAAAAGGACATATAAAAATAGCTAAACATGCAATTGAAAATTTAGGTTTAGATAAATTAATTTTTATTCCTGTTTATGTAAATCCATTTAAAACTAAACAAAAATCTGTAGATTGTAATCATAGATATAATATGATACAACTTATTTTAGAAGATAAAATGGAAGTTAGTGCATTTGAAATTAATAAAAAAGGACCATCATATACAATAGATACCTTAAGATATTTTAAAAATAAATTTCCAAATGATAAATTATATTTTTTATTCGGTTCTGACAATTTAGATACAATTCATAAATGAGAAAATGTTGATGAATTTAATGATTTAGTTGAATTAGTTTGTTATCGTCGTTCAGATAATATTAATAAAGCAAATTTAAAAAAATACCATATTAAAATAATGAATAATACTTTATATAATTTTTCTTCTACTGATTATAGACAGGGAAATATAGAAATGGTAACAAAGGATGTACAAAATTATATAGCAGAAAATTATTTATATTTTGATGATATTTTAAGAAATACTTTATCAGTTAATCGATATAAACATTGTAAACAAACTGCAGAATTTGCTTCTAAATTAGCTATTTATTTAAATTATTCACAAAAAATAGCTTATTATGCTGGTTTATTACATGATATTACAAAAGAATGATCAATTGATACACATAGAAATTTTTTAAAAAAATATAATGTTAATGATAAAGATGTAAATGACCATGAATTGCATCAACTAACAGGATATTTATATTTAAAAAATATTTTGTTAATAAAAAATAAAGAACTATTAAATGCAATTAAACACCATACTACCTTAACATATTCAATGACAACATTAGCAAAAATAATATATGTTGCTGATAAAATCTGTATGGGAAGAGCCTGAAAAGGAATACAAAGATATCGTAATATGGTATTTAATAATTTTGATGAAGGTTATAAAAATTTAGTTTTAAAAATTTGAAATTATTATAAAGACAATAATTATTCTTTGACTAATGAACAAAATAATATATATGAATATAATATAAAAAATAATGAATAA
- the rpsJ gene encoding 30S ribosomal protein S10 — protein sequence MKINIKLKSFEHTLVDNASVKIITLANSDNDAIVSGPIPLPTKKEIITILRSVHVNKKSREQFESRTHKRLIIIDNVSEKLLDQFKRIKLPAGVQITIQTV from the coding sequence ATGAAAATAAATATTAAACTAAAATCATTTGAACATACATTAGTAGATAATGCTTCTGTTAAAATAATAACATTAGCTAATAGTGATAATGACGCAATTGTTAGTGGACCTATTCCATTACCAACTAAAAAAGAAATTATTACAATTTTACGTTCAGTACACGTTAATAAAAAATCTCGTGAACAATTTGAATCTAGAACTCATAAACGTTTAATTATTATTGATAATGTTTCTGAAAAATTACTAGATCAATTTAAACGTATTAAATTGCCTGCTGGTGTTCAAATAACAATACAAACTGTTTAA
- the rplD gene encoding 50S ribosomal protein L4 — MAENKETKKTINKSVKTTSSTKKPTSTNNKTSKTIKTKNPSEVKKTPVVVKKTNTPVETKTLQFSKELLNDKLFGLETVHTQAIFDTVLSDRASRRLSTHAVKNRGHVSGTGKKPWQQKGTGRARTGSLRSPIFVGGGRAFGPTTAKNYSLKVNKKIRSLAVRSALSQLAKAKQVFVYEFKLKKPSTSTLVEQLKELKLNNNKVLIVTSDLNVFLSARNLNNVKTLKVTSLSVEELLATDCLLISEKDLKILESLVK, encoded by the coding sequence ATGGCTGAAAATAAGGAAACTAAAAAAACCATTAACAAGTCAGTAAAAACTACTTCTTCAACTAAAAAACCAACATCAACTAATAACAAAACATCAAAAACTATTAAAACTAAAAATCCATCAGAGGTTAAAAAGACCCCTGTAGTTGTTAAAAAAACCAATACACCTGTTGAAACAAAAACTCTTCAATTTAGTAAAGAATTATTAAATGATAAGTTATTTGGATTAGAAACAGTTCATACACAAGCAATATTTGATACTGTATTAAGTGATAGAGCTAGTCGTAGATTATCAACTCATGCAGTTAAAAATAGAGGTCATGTTTCTGGAACTGGTAAAAAACCATGACAACAAAAAGGAACTGGTAGAGCAAGAACTGGTTCATTACGTTCACCAATATTTGTAGGTGGAGGAAGAGCTTTTGGACCAACTACTGCTAAAAATTATTCATTAAAAGTTAATAAAAAAATCAGAAGTTTAGCAGTGAGAAGTGCATTAAGTCAATTAGCAAAAGCAAAACAAGTATTTGTATACGAATTTAAACTAAAAAAACCTTCTACTTCAACATTAGTTGAACAATTAAAAGAATTAAAATTAAATAATAATAAAGTCTTAATTGTAACAAGTGATTTAAATGTATTCTTGAGTGCAAGAAATTTAAATAATGTCAAAACATTAAAAGTAACAAGTTTATCAGTTGAAGAATTATTAGCAACAGATTGTTTATTGATAAGTGAAAAAGATTTAAAAATCTTAGAAAGTTTGGTTAAGTAA
- the rplW gene encoding 50S ribosomal protein L23: MNINEVIKYPILTEKTYQQMHGQNVYSFAVDRKTNKVEIRKAVEFIFNVKVEKVNIIKVSKKPKRIGRFQGFTKAYKKALVYLADGNSISFFPNEEENKKDKELVSSNNKETVKELSEAEKKAAAKIQKVTEEKNK, translated from the coding sequence ATGAATATTAATGAAGTTATTAAGTATCCAATATTAACTGAAAAAACATATCAACAAATGCATGGACAAAATGTTTATTCATTTGCAGTTGACAGAAAAACTAATAAAGTAGAAATTAGAAAAGCAGTTGAATTTATTTTTAATGTTAAAGTGGAAAAAGTTAACATTATAAAAGTATCTAAAAAACCAAAAAGAATTGGTCGTTTTCAAGGATTTACTAAGGCATATAAAAAAGCATTAGTATATTTAGCTGATGGAAATAGTATTTCATTCTTCCCAAATGAAGAAGAAAATAAAAAAGACAAAGAATTAGTTTCTTCAAATAATAAAGAAACTGTTAAAGAATTGTCTGAAGCAGAAAAAAAAGCAGCTGCAAAAATTCAAAAAGTAACTGAAGAAAAAAATAAATAA
- the rplB gene encoding 50S ribosomal protein L2 produces MAIKHYKPTSNGRRNMSTLDYKLNLTGHKPEKSLLVPLKKHSGRNHSGIITTRHHGGGNKRKYRLIDFKRNKDNIEAVVKTIEYDPNRSANISLLVYKDGEKRYILSPKGLNVGNIVVSGENVDIKVGNSLSLKNIPDGTFIHNIELQPKQGGIIARSAGTSAQVLGKEENGRYVILRLKSGEVRKVLAECRATIGIVGNEEHSLVNIGKAGRNRHLGIRPTVRGSAMNPNDHPHGGGEGRQPIGRKSPLTPWGKKALGVKTRSTKKSSNKLIIRRRKANK; encoded by the coding sequence ATGGCAATAAAACATTATAAACCAACCTCTAATGGTAGACGTAATATGTCAACTTTAGATTATAAACTTAATTTAACAGGACATAAACCGGAAAAATCACTATTAGTACCATTAAAAAAACATTCTGGAAGAAATCATAGTGGTATTATAACAACCCGTCACCATGGTGGAGGAAACAAAAGAAAATATCGTTTAATTGATTTTAAACGAAATAAAGATAATATAGAAGCTGTTGTAAAAACAATAGAATATGATCCAAACCGTAGTGCTAATATTTCATTATTAGTATATAAAGATGGAGAAAAACGTTATATTTTATCTCCAAAAGGTTTAAATGTTGGTAATATCGTTGTATCTGGAGAAAATGTTGATATTAAAGTAGGTAATTCTTTATCATTAAAAAACATTCCAGATGGAACTTTTATTCATAATATAGAATTACAACCAAAACAAGGGGGGATTATTGCACGTAGTGCAGGAACTAGTGCTCAAGTTTTAGGTAAAGAAGAAAACGGAAGATATGTAATTTTAAGACTAAAAAGTGGAGAAGTTAGAAAAGTATTAGCAGAATGTAGAGCAACAATTGGTATTGTTGGAAATGAAGAACATTCATTAGTAAATATAGGAAAAGCTGGGCGTAATCGTCATTTAGGAATTAGACCAACAGTTCGTGGGTCTGCAATGAATCCTAACGATCACCCACATGGGGGAGGAGAAGGACGTCAACCAATCGGACGTAAATCACCACTTACACCATGAGGTAAAAAAGCTCTTGGAGTTAAAACTCGTTCAACTAAGAAATCATCAAATAAATTAATTATAAGAAGAAGAAAGGCAAATAAATAA
- the rpsS gene encoding 30S ribosomal protein S19, with protein MARSLKKGPFVDEHLMKKVQAILDGKAPKKPIKTWSRRSTIFPDFIGLTFQVHNGKIFNDVFVTNDMVGHRLGEFSPTRTYTGHGADKGKKK; from the coding sequence ATGGCTAGATCACTAAAAAAAGGTCCATTTGTTGACGAACATTTAATGAAAAAAGTTCAAGCTATTTTAGATGGTAAGGCACCTAAAAAGCCAATTAAAACTTGAAGTCGTCGTTCAACAATTTTTCCAGACTTCATAGGGTTAACATTTCAAGTGCATAATGGAAAAATATTTAATGATGTATTTGTTACAAATGATATGGTAGGTCATAGATTAGGAGAATTCTCACCAACCCGTACATATACAGGACACGGTGCAGATAAAGGGAAGAAGAAATAA
- the rplV gene encoding 50S ribosomal protein L22, with translation MNSAKASVKVQRISAYKARLVADLIRNKNTQEAISILQTTNKKATKIILKLLKSAIANATNNHGLDGQKLYISKILVNEGPTLKRYQPHSKGRAFPILKRTSHFYIEVIERN, from the coding sequence ATGAATAGTGCAAAAGCAAGTGTAAAAGTTCAAAGAATTTCTGCTTACAAAGCAAGATTAGTAGCTGACCTTATCCGTAACAAAAATACTCAAGAAGCAATTTCTATATTACAAACCACAAATAAAAAAGCAACAAAAATAATTTTAAAATTATTAAAAAGTGCAATCGCTAATGCAACTAATAACCATGGATTAGATGGACAAAAATTATATATTTCAAAAATTCTAGTAAATGAAGGGCCAACATTAAAACGTTATCAACCTCATTCAAAAGGAAGAGCATTTCCAATTTTAAAAAGAACAAGCCACTTCTATATTGAAGTAATTGAAAGAAACTAA
- the rpsC gene encoding 30S ribosomal protein S3, translating into MGQKVNPNGFRYGISKDHNTNWYSDKAKYAEQLIEDQKIYRFFNNLVRNYQIGNVQILRDQKEHVVVKIHTAKPGAVLGTNWENVKDLTLKLKKYLRNKKINLSIEVVELKNPDLNAKLLAEGIAEKLENRGSFRLAQKFAIRLAMKAGAKGIKTAVSGRLNGVDMARKEGYNEGEMKLHTLRQDIDYATATARTTYGALGIKVWVSLGEKQLQGEKDVTTKKN; encoded by the coding sequence ATGGGACAAAAAGTTAATCCAAATGGTTTTAGATACGGAATTTCTAAAGACCATAACACAAATTGATATTCAGATAAAGCAAAATATGCTGAACAATTAATTGAAGACCAAAAAATCTATCGTTTCTTTAATAATTTAGTAAGAAATTATCAAATTGGAAATGTACAAATTTTAAGAGATCAAAAAGAACATGTTGTTGTTAAAATTCATACAGCTAAACCTGGAGCAGTTCTAGGAACAAATTGAGAAAATGTTAAAGATTTAACATTAAAATTAAAAAAATATCTTCGTAATAAAAAAATAAATTTAAGTATCGAAGTAGTTGAATTAAAAAATCCTGATTTAAATGCAAAATTATTAGCTGAAGGAATTGCTGAAAAATTAGAAAACCGTGGAAGTTTTAGATTAGCACAAAAATTTGCAATCCGTTTAGCAATGAAAGCAGGAGCAAAAGGTATTAAAACCGCTGTTTCTGGTCGTTTAAATGGTGTTGATATGGCTCGTAAAGAAGGATATAATGAAGGAGAAATGAAACTTCATACTTTACGTCAAGATATAGATTATGCTACCGCTACAGCAAGAACAACCTATGGAGCTTTAGGAATTAAAGTTTGAGTATCATTGGGAGAAAAACAATTGCAAGGAGAAAAAGATGTTACAACCAAAAAGAACTAA
- the rplP gene encoding 50S ribosomal protein L16, with translation MLQPKRTKHRKMFRIRHDKIKAGRGNKVSFGEFGLQAKTSAWVTARQIEAARIAITRRMGREGQVFIRIFPHMSKTSKPIGVRMGSGKGSPEEWVSVVKVDTMMFEVKGVNEEIAMDALRLGGHKLPVKWKIIKNQEGVN, from the coding sequence ATGTTACAACCAAAAAGAACTAAACACCGTAAAATGTTTAGAATTCGTCACGACAAAATAAAAGCAGGACGTGGAAATAAAGTTTCATTTGGTGAATTTGGTCTTCAAGCAAAAACAAGTGCTTGAGTAACTGCAAGACAAATTGAAGCAGCTCGTATTGCCATTACCCGTCGTATGGGTCGTGAAGGGCAAGTGTTTATTAGAATTTTCCCACATATGTCAAAAACTTCTAAACCTATTGGAGTTCGTATGGGTTCTGGAAAAGGTAGTCCAGAAGAATGAGTATCAGTAGTTAAAGTTGATACTATGATGTTTGAAGTTAAAGGTGTTAATGAAGAAATCGCTATGGATGCATTACGTTTAGGTGGTCATAAATTACCTGTAAAATGAAAGATTATTAAAAACCAAGAAGGAGTTAACTAA